A genomic region of Pseudomonas frederiksbergensis contains the following coding sequences:
- a CDS encoding dermonecrotic toxin domain-containing protein, with protein sequence MTAPMLPYFFHEANHAADAKQPGVREKTLGFTITDLKWLKRVYWPTHATRIDDAHPMQVDRLILTPPGKTAISLAGAFMMSKPAGGEVTLYTPYQGLIKFADQEDLNSKFKEWLSDASCKDELLRYLSIEQRHALQDINDPIISTEVVEESVFQDQENVIALNQSRNINMMLAELIKTPTLQSMLDETLAIALYKRFPALEQRHTRMDSFVTAGGSDINRRRVSSLSLSDAVLHFYLTNAWPEGEFRSFFNPAHGVSSNDDNQAWETTLKEVTQSFTPRLQSLLDTFWNSPMSTADSRADFFAQSLRDTYCMDLLFKLQQELLTTEEHQHLMAVCRAGTTVQLATSPSIQVEKVRVTALYKHYVELASTLMISPLDTSQTTAYLYSQYRGIEASTDLSQIQDIVLRMTKTGGHEDNLLNFMALEERATFLSLDQNERKIVGVPTSGPVFQDLMTEILAKQARNLQFALSRYREAQGTVALDALLDNALDVRTLIDPRLLRADADADGRWSTRADQRWNHQPVTVRAESAKPLLAQLSSIGTALDLEFENNLVLPQQPKHFKDVQTVIAPFLNLLTPKLAYALSVALRSEVKLRTLSRTLSVADQAIITTVLDSPVRLQRGALNGFLPDVFSLAVKSGTSSPLLHLANCFMLTERGGLDPNHSGRVILWTPAFGFEAFDSLTPLKAELQRRLLDPDERMALLENLERGDRATHQVFTLAPLQLVHEHFLNHLQKPYGQLHRKSIEQALASKLPEASLKKLLGLIAPRLPITGLNRGMSIAQSLITQQKLPAWLAKASIADQVLHAELLQQYLNNAGDDKDYLSGVTSLTRTAHTELKKHLKTAFKQHDVDPDNVELQFSPRLTSTGPTQTLTTCALNHFDDLDALPIKKITSLTEAALPPGLNADYVNKLLRNLKLGALQQSVLETAFASTDANAASYRTLFAKQLPWQLLHYAHSEKLQERLSETGFNLIAQVMNMPDAIARAALTGANALIRPLELVATAGAQVAEALGVYLIGPGPGKDGPHVLLAPYSTTHGIKEYESESDLLAELNTTGALQDWVLKCLPTSLRATYKNLWASTLNTPSEIKLASNPITGNLLGQLFDDNTNVLKRLLGTQSDSDAKREWHTIKDVFGEGLEQALTFLSGKLAYPITVWHSYLDIKASAEDLQEHKWGSALKAFISGIAQLAMLRQLMEAPPKTTVAEPEPSLEVPTGKRQWQDIDLTAPERTHLQRHESIDVNLQSLTPASVSGLYIHPITKKYYAPVEGKVYRVEKRGTPWRIVSDRGEGPQLLQNTSKQWTLDLSATTPRYGMLNRLKTRISRQAGMNVEATGMRAIRQLYPVRARLIDEALDLATTYVWNSYQNLRLINTSSAPTTRVHRLIKDFLGVPAVLPEHVVKIEKVIGEIFGALLDPDLRKVDSKRFVVGTSREDPESVFAFTIPDDVGKKLHLLEKFFLPRLEHYRNYMTEPSFAISVHARATTLIHELSHLVSKTEDITYLDTSKPFADLLGTFNPGARKLKDRLTTLQQKALSSRTPLTQLFKSFNPASDEWEDLGSTVYENTVDALKHVLTLTGQQTLQAARATFMSDSNVRLAVQLGNADSVAWLISHLGRQLDISTP encoded by the coding sequence ATGACTGCACCCATGCTCCCGTACTTTTTTCATGAAGCCAATCATGCCGCTGATGCGAAACAGCCCGGCGTTCGTGAAAAAACACTGGGATTTACAATCACTGACCTGAAATGGTTGAAACGGGTGTATTGGCCCACCCACGCAACCCGTATCGACGATGCTCATCCAATGCAAGTCGACCGGTTGATCCTGACGCCTCCAGGCAAGACGGCAATCTCCTTGGCCGGGGCCTTTATGATGAGCAAACCTGCGGGTGGGGAAGTGACGCTCTACACGCCCTATCAAGGACTTATCAAATTTGCGGATCAGGAGGACCTCAACAGTAAATTCAAGGAATGGTTGAGCGACGCCTCTTGCAAGGACGAACTGCTGCGCTATCTCTCCATCGAACAACGTCATGCCCTTCAGGACATCAACGATCCGATCATTTCAACAGAAGTCGTCGAAGAATCGGTATTTCAGGACCAGGAAAACGTCATTGCGCTGAATCAATCGCGCAATATCAACATGATGTTGGCCGAACTCATCAAGACGCCGACGCTACAGTCAATGCTCGACGAGACACTGGCTATCGCCCTGTACAAACGCTTCCCGGCACTGGAGCAACGTCATACGCGGATGGACAGCTTTGTCACTGCGGGCGGTAGCGACATCAATCGGCGCAGGGTGTCTTCCCTGTCGCTCAGTGACGCGGTCCTGCATTTTTACCTGACCAACGCCTGGCCGGAAGGTGAATTCCGGAGTTTTTTCAATCCAGCACATGGCGTTAGCAGCAATGACGACAATCAGGCCTGGGAAACGACCTTGAAAGAGGTCACACAGAGCTTCACGCCGCGCCTGCAAAGTTTGCTCGACACCTTCTGGAACAGTCCGATGAGTACCGCAGACTCACGCGCGGATTTTTTCGCCCAAAGCCTGCGTGATACCTACTGCATGGATCTGTTGTTCAAGCTCCAACAGGAGCTGTTAACGACTGAAGAGCACCAGCACTTGATGGCTGTTTGCCGCGCAGGCACTACCGTTCAATTGGCGACAAGCCCTTCGATTCAGGTCGAAAAAGTACGCGTCACGGCCCTCTACAAGCATTACGTGGAGCTGGCCTCCACCCTGATGATCAGCCCCCTCGACACATCGCAGACAACCGCCTATCTATACAGCCAGTATCGAGGCATTGAGGCCAGTACCGATCTGTCACAGATCCAGGACATCGTGTTGAGGATGACGAAAACCGGAGGGCATGAAGACAATCTGCTCAACTTCATGGCGTTGGAGGAGCGCGCTACCTTTCTCTCACTGGATCAGAACGAACGAAAGATTGTCGGCGTACCGACATCAGGCCCGGTGTTTCAGGACTTGATGACCGAGATCCTTGCCAAGCAGGCGCGAAATCTACAGTTTGCCTTGAGCCGCTACCGTGAAGCGCAAGGCACCGTTGCTCTGGATGCCCTGCTGGATAACGCTCTGGATGTACGGACATTGATCGACCCGCGTCTGTTGCGCGCCGACGCCGACGCCGACGGCCGTTGGAGTACGCGTGCAGATCAGCGATGGAATCACCAACCCGTCACCGTACGAGCAGAATCGGCGAAACCATTGTTGGCGCAACTCTCCAGTATCGGCACAGCGCTTGATCTTGAGTTCGAAAATAACCTCGTTCTGCCACAACAACCAAAGCATTTCAAGGATGTGCAAACCGTCATCGCGCCGTTCCTGAACCTTTTGACACCGAAACTGGCTTACGCCCTGTCTGTCGCTTTGCGCAGCGAAGTCAAATTAAGAACGTTAAGCCGTACGTTGTCGGTTGCGGACCAGGCCATTATCACCACCGTGCTCGACAGCCCGGTACGCTTGCAGCGTGGGGCACTGAACGGCTTTCTGCCTGATGTGTTTTCACTGGCAGTCAAGAGCGGCACGTCCTCACCCTTACTGCACCTGGCCAATTGTTTCATGCTCACAGAGCGCGGTGGCCTGGACCCGAATCATTCAGGAAGGGTCATTTTGTGGACCCCGGCCTTTGGGTTTGAAGCATTCGACTCATTGACACCGTTGAAAGCCGAGCTTCAAAGGCGCCTGCTCGATCCGGATGAACGTATGGCGCTGCTGGAAAACCTTGAGCGTGGAGATCGAGCAACTCACCAGGTATTTACCCTGGCGCCCTTGCAACTGGTTCACGAGCACTTTCTCAATCATTTGCAAAAGCCATATGGTCAATTACACAGGAAGTCTATCGAGCAGGCGCTGGCCTCGAAACTCCCCGAGGCCTCCCTGAAAAAACTACTGGGTTTGATTGCACCACGCCTACCGATCACAGGTCTGAATCGAGGCATGAGCATTGCCCAGTCCCTGATCACTCAGCAAAAGTTACCCGCATGGCTGGCGAAAGCATCAATCGCCGATCAAGTACTGCATGCCGAACTGCTTCAGCAATACCTGAACAATGCCGGTGACGATAAGGATTACCTGTCCGGCGTGACCTCGCTGACGCGTACCGCTCACACTGAACTCAAGAAACACCTCAAGACCGCCTTCAAACAGCATGACGTTGATCCAGATAACGTCGAGTTGCAGTTCAGCCCGCGCCTGACCAGCACCGGCCCGACCCAGACCCTGACGACATGTGCGCTGAATCATTTTGACGACCTGGATGCCCTGCCGATCAAGAAAATCACGTCACTCACCGAGGCCGCACTTCCCCCCGGGTTGAACGCAGACTATGTGAACAAACTGCTCCGCAATCTCAAACTTGGGGCGCTCCAGCAATCGGTCCTTGAGACGGCATTCGCATCGACCGATGCCAACGCTGCGTCTTACAGAACCCTGTTCGCCAAACAGTTACCCTGGCAACTGCTGCATTACGCTCATTCGGAGAAACTCCAGGAGCGCCTCAGCGAGACCGGGTTCAACCTGATTGCGCAGGTCATGAACATGCCGGACGCCATCGCCCGCGCGGCGCTCACAGGCGCGAACGCGCTGATTCGCCCGCTTGAGTTGGTTGCCACAGCCGGTGCGCAAGTGGCCGAGGCACTCGGGGTTTACCTGATCGGACCTGGCCCGGGAAAAGACGGCCCCCATGTACTCCTGGCGCCCTACAGCACCACCCATGGGATCAAGGAATATGAAAGTGAAAGCGATCTGTTGGCCGAGCTCAATACCACCGGGGCGTTGCAGGACTGGGTGCTCAAGTGCCTGCCAACGTCCCTCCGTGCGACCTATAAAAACCTCTGGGCCTCAACGCTCAACACGCCCAGCGAAATCAAACTGGCGTCCAACCCGATCACTGGAAATCTGCTCGGTCAGTTGTTCGACGACAACACGAACGTCCTGAAGCGGTTGCTCGGCACTCAGTCAGACAGTGATGCCAAGCGTGAATGGCACACTATAAAAGACGTCTTCGGCGAAGGCCTGGAACAGGCACTTACCTTCCTCAGCGGGAAGCTCGCCTACCCGATCACTGTCTGGCACAGCTACCTCGATATCAAAGCATCTGCTGAAGACCTTCAAGAACACAAATGGGGTAGCGCCCTCAAGGCGTTCATCAGTGGTATCGCGCAACTGGCGATGTTGCGCCAGTTGATGGAAGCACCGCCGAAGACGACAGTGGCCGAACCCGAACCTTCGCTGGAAGTACCCACCGGGAAACGTCAATGGCAGGACATCGACCTAACAGCCCCCGAACGAACCCACCTGCAGCGTCATGAAAGTATCGACGTCAATCTACAGTCACTGACACCGGCCTCGGTATCGGGGCTCTACATTCACCCAATTACCAAAAAGTACTACGCACCGGTAGAGGGAAAGGTCTATCGCGTCGAAAAGCGTGGCACTCCCTGGCGCATTGTCAGTGATCGCGGCGAGGGTCCCCAGTTGCTGCAGAACACCTCAAAACAGTGGACTCTCGACCTATCGGCAACCACCCCGCGCTACGGAATGCTCAACCGGCTAAAGACGCGTATCAGCCGTCAGGCGGGTATGAATGTAGAAGCCACTGGCATGCGCGCGATTCGTCAGCTCTATCCGGTCAGGGCCCGATTGATTGATGAAGCCCTGGACCTCGCGACCACCTACGTCTGGAACAGTTATCAGAACCTGAGGTTGATCAATACAAGCTCGGCACCGACGACACGCGTGCATCGACTGATCAAGGACTTCCTCGGTGTGCCGGCGGTACTGCCCGAACATGTGGTGAAGATTGAGAAAGTCATCGGCGAGATCTTTGGCGCGTTACTGGACCCGGACCTGAGAAAAGTGGACTCCAAACGTTTTGTTGTGGGCACGAGTCGTGAGGACCCCGAGAGTGTGTTTGCTTTTACCATCCCGGATGACGTGGGGAAAAAACTCCATCTGCTGGAAAAATTCTTTCTCCCCAGGCTCGAACATTACCGCAACTACATGACGGAGCCATCCTTTGCCATCAGCGTCCATGCCCGCGCAACAACGCTGATCCATGAGCTATCGCATCTCGTCAGCAAGACCGAGGATATTACCTACCTGGACACCAGCAAGCCCTTTGCCGATCTGCTGGGAACGTTCAATCCAGGTGCCCGGAAACTCAAGGACAGGTTGACGACACTCCAGCAGAAAGCGCTATCAAGCCGGACGCCCCTGACTCAGCTCTTCAAGAGCTTTAATCCCGCCAGCGACGAGTGGGAAGACTTGGGTAGCACTGTCTACGAAAACACGGTCGACGCGCTGAAGCATGTCCTGACGCTGACCGGACAACAAACTCTACAGGCAGCCCGCGCAACCTTCATGAGCGATTCAAACGTGAGGCTGGCCGTGCAACTGGGCAATGCCGACTCCGTTGCCTGGCTTATCAGCCACTTGGGGCGCCAACTGGATATCAGCACGCCTTGA
- a CDS encoding fe2+ zn2+ uptake regulation protein, giving the protein MYNSQLPTDGNSAPNGSLNLDAGAFTKNAERHNNERIRQLLKSFGLRTSLIRLKVIDALLTAAESDRPQGVRGVHSHLLDLDIPLSFLSVREVLKRLCSEGVVVLNDDKSYSLHPQAAAVLYGSQ; this is encoded by the coding sequence ATGTACAACTCGCAATTGCCAACGGATGGCAACTCTGCGCCAAACGGTTCGCTGAACCTGGACGCTGGCGCGTTCACCAAAAACGCTGAACGCCACAACAACGAGCGCATCAGGCAGTTGCTCAAAAGCTTCGGCCTGCGAACCAGCCTGATTCGCCTGAAAGTGATCGACGCGCTACTGACCGCTGCCGAGAGCGATCGCCCGCAAGGGGTGCGCGGCGTGCATAGCCACTTGCTGGACCTGGATATACCCCTGTCTTTTCTCAGCGTTCGCGAAGTGCTGAAGCGACTGTGCAGCGAAGGCGTGGTTGTCTTGAACGATGACAAGAGCTACAGCCTGCACCCGCAAGCCGCAGCCGTGCTCTACGGCAGTCAATGA
- a CDS encoding methyl-accepting chemotaxis protein has product MPALRTIQARYTLFLVLFILLLFALTVVGISQLVAPKLRHTEEQVALNRIAEVAEQIQGELNKVQAQQRSITQTIPLLDSATIDTVLPGLVDQYGELKVFGGGIWPLPGQREAGRNKFSTFWHRDASGKLAVNTFWNSDAAPNYYDQSWYKGGMQTPRGQCAWAAAYKDDASAEPRTNCAMAIARNGVPYGVATIDVTLGFFNELVARKEKDLGAEMLIVEADGKIISNSSRISGPIVLKNISELAGNSPFAAQIKTALERRNTSLQRVEFDNQGVANTFFMRPIEGTPWFLATALPTTLITAQRDDVLSTLSLLQIPMVLLLVLLQMYAIRQLIQRMKALKANIDALSGGDADLTRRITIRAEDELGAIGHSVNTFIAYLQNMIGEVTQATGAMASSLDKLQQTSAHTNQILQRHASETDQTVTAITEMSSTADSVAENAAETAAFTQRANEHADRSRVVVGEASTSVIALIDEVASATHKVESMQQDAQRITEILGVIGAIAGQTNLLALNAAIEAARAGEQGRGFAVVADEVRALAARTQASTSEINEMLTRLTQGVSSSVAAMENTQASCQSAADATARVNAGLDEMAGSVSHINSLSTQIATAAEQQSAVTEEINRSMVQIRHMVEELVQSGHATELNTRQLLDANTRVSSIMGRFKVK; this is encoded by the coding sequence ATGCCCGCACTCCGTACCATTCAAGCCCGTTACACGCTGTTTCTGGTGCTGTTTATCCTGCTGTTATTCGCCTTGACAGTGGTGGGTATCAGCCAGTTGGTCGCGCCGAAACTCCGGCACACGGAAGAACAGGTGGCCCTGAACCGCATCGCCGAAGTGGCCGAACAGATCCAGGGCGAACTGAACAAGGTTCAAGCGCAGCAACGCAGCATCACCCAGACCATCCCCCTGCTCGACAGCGCGACCATCGACACCGTGTTGCCTGGTCTGGTGGACCAGTACGGTGAACTGAAAGTGTTTGGTGGCGGGATCTGGCCATTGCCTGGCCAGCGCGAAGCCGGACGCAACAAATTCAGTACCTTCTGGCACCGGGATGCGTCGGGCAAGCTGGCCGTCAACACCTTCTGGAACAGTGACGCGGCGCCCAACTATTACGACCAGTCCTGGTACAAGGGCGGAATGCAGACACCCCGCGGCCAATGCGCCTGGGCCGCGGCCTATAAGGACGACGCCAGCGCCGAACCGCGCACCAACTGCGCCATGGCGATAGCGCGCAACGGCGTGCCGTACGGGGTCGCGACCATTGACGTCACCCTGGGTTTTTTCAATGAACTGGTGGCGCGCAAGGAAAAAGACCTGGGCGCCGAAATGCTGATTGTCGAGGCCGACGGCAAGATCATCAGCAACAGCTCGCGCATCAGTGGCCCGATTGTCTTGAAAAACATCAGTGAGCTGGCGGGCAACTCGCCGTTTGCCGCGCAGATCAAAACCGCGCTTGAGCGCCGTAACACCTCGCTGCAACGCGTCGAGTTCGACAATCAAGGCGTGGCGAACACCTTCTTCATGCGACCGATCGAGGGCACCCCGTGGTTCCTCGCCACCGCCCTGCCGACCACGCTGATCACCGCTCAGCGTGACGATGTACTGAGCACCTTGAGTCTGCTGCAGATCCCGATGGTCCTGCTGCTGGTGCTGCTGCAAATGTATGCGATCCGCCAACTGATCCAGCGTATGAAAGCCTTGAAAGCCAACATTGATGCACTGTCCGGCGGCGACGCCGACCTGACCCGACGCATCACCATTCGCGCCGAGGATGAACTGGGCGCGATCGGCCATTCGGTCAACACCTTCATCGCCTACCTGCAAAACATGATCGGCGAAGTCACTCAGGCCACAGGCGCCATGGCCTCAAGCCTGGACAAACTGCAACAGACCTCGGCACACACCAACCAGATCCTGCAGCGTCACGCCTCCGAGACCGACCAGACCGTCACCGCCATCACCGAGATGAGTTCTACCGCCGATAGCGTCGCCGAGAATGCTGCCGAAACCGCCGCGTTTACCCAACGTGCCAACGAACACGCGGACCGCTCGCGGGTGGTGGTGGGCGAAGCCTCAACCAGCGTGATCGCGTTGATCGACGAAGTGGCCAGCGCCACCCACAAAGTCGAAAGCATGCAGCAGGACGCCCAGCGCATCACCGAAATCCTCGGGGTGATCGGTGCCATTGCCGGACAAACCAACCTGCTGGCACTCAACGCCGCGATCGAAGCCGCGCGGGCCGGCGAACAAGGTCGAGGCTTTGCAGTGGTCGCCGATGAAGTACGCGCCCTCGCCGCCCGTACCCAGGCCAGCACCTCGGAGATCAACGAGATGCTCACCCGCCTGACCCAAGGTGTCAGCTCTTCGGTGGCGGCGATGGAAAACACCCAGGCCAGCTGTCAGTCCGCCGCCGATGCGACAGCGCGAGTCAACGCCGGGCTCGATGAAATGGCCGGCTCGGTCAGCCACATCAACAGCCTCAGCACCCAGATCGCCACCGCCGCCGAGCAACAAAGCGCGGTGACCGAGGAAATCAACCGCAGCATGGTGCAGATCCGCCATATGGTCGAAGAGCTGGTGCAAAGCGGTCACGCTACCGAGCTCAATACTCGCCAGCTGCTGGACGCCAATACTCGGGTCAGTTCGATCATGGGGCGCTTCAAGGTCAAGTGA
- a CDS encoding DUF411 domain-containing protein, with amino-acid sequence MKTTLRLAALSALLISSLAQAAELIPIDVHRDANCGCCKKWIVHLETNGFKVNDHVEANMSEVKQRLGVPPRLASCHTAVINGKFVEGHVPAEQVLALSKSDLLGVAAPGMPMGSPGMEMEGMADAYQVMGLTRNGTDEVIADYPAR; translated from the coding sequence ATGAAAACCACACTGCGTCTGGCAGCCCTTTCTGCCTTGCTCATCAGCTCCCTGGCCCAGGCGGCCGAGCTGATTCCGATCGATGTCCACCGCGATGCCAATTGCGGTTGCTGCAAAAAGTGGATCGTGCATCTGGAAACCAACGGCTTCAAGGTCAACGACCACGTCGAAGCCAATATGAGCGAAGTCAAACAGCGCCTTGGCGTCCCGCCGCGACTGGCTTCATGTCACACCGCTGTGATCAACGGCAAATTCGTCGAAGGCCATGTTCCCGCTGAACAGGTACTGGCCTTGAGTAAATCCGACCTGCTCGGCGTGGCCGCTCCGGGCATGCCCATGGGCTCGCCAGGCATGGAAATGGAGGGCATGGCCGATGCTTATCAGGTCATGGGGTTGACCAGGAATGGCACCGATGAAGTGATCGCCGACTACCCGGCCCGGTAA
- the glgA gene encoding glycogen synthase GlgA, giving the protein MNSAALEIQGERSHQQIGEPTSMSVLAPGAKTVLPAPRQNPNKKKVLFVTSEIADLVKTGGLGDVSAALPRAMAHLHDVRVLIPGYPQVMHSENPIHIIGELGGHAALPPCKIGRMDMPDGLVIYVLICPELYEREGSPYGANNGRDWPDNHIRFARLGLAAADIAANLAQIHWRPDLVHAHDWPAGLAPAYMHWRGQRTPTLFTIHNLAYQGVVSLASCPELGIPEHALQQEGMEFYGKLSFLKAGMAYSSHITTVSATYAQEITTPAFGCGLDGFLASKTQQGLLSGIPNGIDESWDAATDPHLYCPFSIGDWDGKAVNAAHVRELFGLKDSKGPLFAVVSRLVYQKGLDLTEAVSEFIVSSGGQIAIIGRGEPEEEQAMRALALRFPGQIGVRIGFNETDARRMFAGSDFLLMPSRYEPCGLSQMYAQRFGSLPVARNTGGLADTIENGVTGFLFDESTVASYEEALRRAFKVFAYPALLNAMRCRAMAAPFNWCKAVEPYAELYEQLVAKALGQSVKP; this is encoded by the coding sequence ATGAACAGTGCCGCTTTAGAAATCCAGGGAGAGCGTTCTCACCAGCAAATTGGCGAGCCGACCTCGATGTCGGTTCTTGCCCCGGGTGCGAAAACGGTACTGCCCGCTCCACGTCAGAATCCAAACAAGAAGAAAGTGCTGTTTGTGACCTCGGAAATCGCCGATCTGGTGAAAACCGGTGGCTTGGGTGACGTTTCTGCCGCATTGCCCCGAGCCATGGCCCATTTGCACGATGTTCGGGTGTTGATTCCCGGTTATCCGCAAGTGATGCACAGCGAAAACCCGATCCACATCATCGGCGAACTGGGCGGTCACGCGGCCTTGCCCCCCTGCAAGATTGGCCGCATGGACATGCCGGACGGGCTGGTCATCTACGTCTTGATCTGCCCCGAACTGTACGAGCGTGAGGGGTCGCCCTACGGCGCCAACAATGGCCGCGACTGGCCGGACAACCATATTCGTTTTGCCCGTCTGGGCCTGGCAGCCGCCGACATCGCCGCCAATCTGGCACAGATTCACTGGCGCCCGGATCTGGTGCACGCCCACGACTGGCCCGCAGGCTTGGCCCCGGCCTACATGCACTGGCGTGGTCAGCGCACGCCGACTCTGTTCACCATTCATAACCTCGCTTACCAAGGCGTGGTCAGCCTCGCCTCTTGCCCCGAACTGGGTATTCCCGAACATGCCCTGCAACAGGAAGGCATGGAGTTCTACGGCAAACTGTCGTTCCTCAAGGCTGGCATGGCCTATTCGAGCCATATCACCACCGTCAGCGCGACCTACGCCCAGGAAATCACCACCCCGGCCTTCGGCTGCGGTCTCGACGGTTTCCTTGCCAGCAAGACCCAGCAAGGTCTGCTCAGCGGCATCCCGAATGGCATCGACGAAAGTTGGGACGCTGCGACCGATCCCCACCTGTATTGCCCGTTCAGCATCGGCGACTGGGACGGCAAAGCAGTGAATGCTGCCCACGTGCGCGAGCTGTTCGGTCTGAAAGACTCCAAGGGTCCGCTGTTCGCGGTGGTCTCGCGATTGGTGTACCAAAAAGGCCTGGACCTGACCGAAGCCGTGTCCGAGTTTATTGTGTCTTCGGGTGGGCAAATCGCGATCATCGGCCGGGGCGAGCCGGAAGAGGAACAAGCCATGCGTGCCCTGGCCCTGCGTTTTCCAGGGCAGATCGGTGTGCGCATCGGCTTTAACGAAACCGATGCGCGGCGGATGTTTGCCGGCAGTGATTTCCTGTTGATGCCCTCACGCTATGAACCCTGCGGCTTGAGCCAGATGTATGCACAGCGTTTCGGCTCGTTGCCGGTCGCACGCAACACCGGAGGGCTGGCCGACACCATCGAAAATGGCGTCACCGGTTTTCTCTTCGATGAATCCACGGTTGCCAGCTACGAGGAAGCCTTGCGTCGGGCGTTCAAGGTGTTCGCCTACCCGGCCCTGTTGAACGCCATGCGCTGCCGGGCCATGGCCGCGCCGTTCAACTGGTGCAAGGCGGTCGAGCCCTATGCTGAGCTCTATGAGCAACTGGTCGCCAAGGCGTTGGGTCAGTCGGTCAAGCCGTGA